One Vibrio sp. 16 genomic window carries:
- the ilvA gene encoding threonine ammonia-lyase, biosynthetic → MTLTNQTGADYLRQILRAPVYEVATVTPLQEMPRLAARIGNNVQIKREDRQPVHSFKLRGAYNMVASLTDEQKAAGVIAASAGNHAQGMALSGTKLGIKTTIVMPKTTPDIKVEAVRGFGGNVVLHGSNFDEAKAEAERLSAEHGYTFVPPFDHPLVIAGQGTIGMEMLQQNGHLDYIFVPVGGGGLAAGVAVLVKQLMPEIKVIAVEPEDSACLKAALDAGEPVVLDQVSMFADGVAVKRIGEETFRLCQQFIDGHISVSSDEICAAVKDIFEDTRAIAEPSGALALAGLKKFAEQNELKGQNLGTVLSGANTNFHGLRYVSERCELGEKREGLLAVTIPERQGAFFEFCNLIGGRAVTEFNYRYNDDALANIFVGVRLQGGQDELNHIIHDLRDGGYPVVDLSDDEMAKLHVRYMIGGKPSKPLKERLYSFEFPEYPGALLKFLSTLGTHWNISLFNYRNHGADYGRVLCGFELDESDLSRFSAHLRELGYQCKDETDNPSYKFFLS, encoded by the coding sequence ATGACTCTGACAAACCAAACTGGCGCAGATTATCTGCGCCAGATATTAAGAGCTCCAGTCTACGAAGTGGCAACGGTAACGCCACTTCAAGAGATGCCTCGCTTAGCCGCTCGCATTGGCAACAATGTACAAATCAAACGTGAAGACCGCCAACCGGTGCACTCGTTCAAGCTGCGCGGTGCGTACAACATGGTAGCAAGCCTCACGGATGAGCAAAAAGCAGCAGGTGTAATTGCAGCATCAGCAGGTAATCACGCTCAAGGCATGGCGCTGTCTGGCACCAAGCTGGGGATTAAGACCACCATTGTGATGCCAAAAACCACCCCAGACATCAAAGTCGAGGCGGTGCGCGGTTTTGGTGGTAACGTGGTGCTGCACGGTAGCAACTTTGATGAAGCTAAAGCCGAAGCAGAGCGCTTATCTGCTGAGCATGGCTACACCTTTGTGCCCCCATTCGATCACCCACTTGTGATTGCAGGTCAAGGGACGATTGGTATGGAGATGCTGCAGCAAAATGGCCATCTCGATTACATCTTCGTGCCTGTCGGTGGCGGCGGTCTTGCTGCAGGTGTTGCGGTACTGGTGAAACAGCTGATGCCTGAAATCAAAGTGATTGCGGTTGAGCCTGAAGATTCTGCTTGTCTAAAAGCAGCACTCGATGCGGGCGAACCTGTGGTGCTTGACCAAGTCAGCATGTTTGCCGACGGTGTTGCGGTAAAACGCATCGGTGAAGAGACGTTCCGTTTATGTCAGCAATTCATCGATGGTCATATTTCGGTATCCAGTGATGAAATCTGTGCAGCAGTCAAAGATATCTTTGAAGATACTCGTGCGATTGCTGAACCTTCTGGTGCGTTAGCTTTGGCGGGATTGAAGAAGTTTGCCGAGCAAAACGAGCTTAAGGGTCAGAATCTAGGTACGGTTTTATCAGGGGCCAATACCAACTTCCACGGTCTACGCTACGTTTCTGAGCGTTGTGAACTGGGTGAAAAACGTGAAGGCTTGCTGGCAGTGACGATTCCTGAACGTCAGGGCGCTTTCTTTGAGTTCTGCAATCTCATTGGCGGCCGAGCGGTAACGGAATTTAACTACCGTTACAACGATGATGCGTTAGCCAATATTTTCGTCGGTGTCCGCCTGCAAGGTGGCCAAGATGAGCTAAACCACATCATTCACGATCTACGTGACGGAGGCTACCCAGTGGTTGACCTCTCCGATGACGAAATGGCAAAACTGCACGTACGCTACATGATTGGTGGTAAGCCTTCCAAGCCTCTCAAAGAACGTTTGTACAGCTTTGAGTTCCCAGAGTACCCAGGAGCGCTACTGAAGTTCTTGAGCACGCTCGGGACACACTGGAACATTAGCTTGTTCAACTATCGCAATCACGGTGCGGATTATGGTCGTGTCCTATGTGGTTTTGAGCTTGATGAATCAGACTTATCACGCTTCTCAGCACATCTGCGCGAACTTGGTTACCAGTGCAAGGACGAAACCGACAACCCGTCATACAAGTTCTTCCTCTCTTAA
- the ilvD gene encoding dihydroxy-acid dehydratase — protein sequence MPKYRSATTTHGRNMAGARALWRATGVKDEDFGKPIIAVVNSFTQFVPGHVHLKDMGQLVAGEIEKAGGIAKEFNTIAVDDGIAMGHGGMLYSLPSRELIADSVEYMVNAHCADAMVCISNCDKITPGMLMASMRLNIPVIFVSGGPMEAGKTKLSDQIIKLDLVDAMIQGADPKVSDEQSEQIERSACPTCGSCSGMFTANSMNCLTEALGLSQPGNGSMLATHADREQLFINAGKRIVELTKRYYEQDDESALPRNIATFDAFENAMALDIAMGGSTNTILHLLAAAQEGEVDFDMEDIDRLSRQVPHLCKVAPSTQKYHMEDVHRAGGVMAILGELDRAGLLHNQARTVLGLSMKEQLAKYDIIQTEDEDVLKFFRAGPAGIRTTKAFSQDCRWDRLDDDRAEGCIRSIDNAFSQEGGLAVLSGNIALDGCIVKTAGVDESIHKFTGPAVVFESQEDAVEGILGGKVKAGDVVVIRYEGPKGGPGMQEMLYPTTYLKSMGLGKECALLTDGRFSGGTSGLSIGHASPEAANGGAIGLVKQGDIIAIDIPNRSISLEVSEQELEERRAKQDELGWKPVDRQREVSFALKAYASMATSADKGAVRDKSKLED from the coding sequence ATGCCAAAATACAGATCAGCAACCACAACACATGGACGCAATATGGCCGGTGCGCGCGCTTTATGGCGTGCGACAGGTGTCAAAGACGAAGATTTCGGTAAACCGATCATCGCCGTGGTGAACTCATTCACCCAGTTTGTACCAGGCCACGTTCACCTAAAAGATATGGGCCAATTGGTTGCAGGTGAAATCGAAAAAGCGGGCGGTATCGCCAAAGAATTTAACACCATCGCCGTTGATGATGGTATCGCAATGGGTCACGGCGGCATGCTGTACTCACTGCCTTCACGTGAGCTTATCGCAGATTCGGTAGAGTACATGGTCAACGCACACTGCGCCGATGCCATGGTATGTATCTCTAACTGTGACAAAATCACTCCGGGAATGCTGATGGCGTCAATGCGCCTAAACATCCCAGTAATCTTTGTCTCTGGCGGTCCAATGGAAGCGGGTAAAACCAAGCTTTCTGACCAAATCATCAAGCTCGACCTTGTTGATGCGATGATCCAAGGCGCAGACCCGAAAGTCTCAGACGAGCAGAGTGAGCAGATCGAGCGTAGTGCGTGTCCGACTTGCGGTTCATGTTCAGGCATGTTCACAGCAAACTCGATGAACTGTCTAACAGAAGCGCTAGGTCTTTCTCAGCCAGGTAATGGCTCAATGCTAGCAACGCACGCAGACCGTGAGCAGCTGTTCATCAACGCGGGTAAACGCATTGTTGAACTAACTAAACGTTACTACGAGCAAGACGATGAATCTGCATTGCCACGCAACATCGCAACGTTTGATGCGTTTGAAAATGCGATGGCACTCGATATCGCGATGGGTGGATCTACCAACACTATCCTTCATCTACTCGCGGCAGCGCAAGAAGGTGAAGTTGACTTCGATATGGAAGATATCGATCGCCTATCTCGCCAAGTTCCTCACCTATGTAAAGTGGCGCCATCAACCCAGAAATATCACATGGAAGATGTACACCGCGCTGGTGGTGTCATGGCGATCCTTGGTGAACTGGACCGCGCAGGCCTACTTCATAATCAAGCTCGCACGGTACTTGGCTTGTCCATGAAAGAGCAACTTGCGAAATACGACATCATCCAAACGGAAGACGAAGACGTATTGAAGTTCTTCCGCGCAGGCCCTGCTGGTATTCGTACCACTAAAGCGTTTTCACAAGATTGTCGCTGGGACCGTCTTGATGATGACCGCGCTGAAGGTTGTATCCGTTCCATCGATAACGCGTTCTCACAAGAAGGTGGCTTAGCAGTGCTTTCAGGCAATATCGCCCTTGATGGCTGTATCGTTAAGACAGCGGGTGTTGATGAAAGCATCCACAAATTCACCGGACCTGCGGTGGTATTTGAAAGCCAAGAAGATGCGGTTGAAGGCATCTTAGGCGGCAAAGTCAAAGCCGGTGATGTTGTAGTGATTCGTTATGAAGGCCCTAAAGGTGGTCCGGGAATGCAAGAAATGCTCTATCCAACCACTTATCTAAAATCGATGGGTCTTGGTAAAGAGTGTGCACTGCTGACGGATGGCCGTTTCTCGGGTGGTACATCAGGTTTGTCTATCGGTCACGCTTCTCCTGAAGCAGCAAATGGCGGCGCAATTGGTCTGGTAAAACAAGGCGATATTATCGCGATTGATATTCCAAACCGTTCAATTTCTTTAGAAGTTTCTGAACAAGAGCTTGAAGAGCGCCGTGCAAAACAAGACGAGTTAGGCTGGAAACCAGTTGACCGTCAACGTGAAGTTTCATTTGCACTAAAAGCGTACGCAAGTATGGCGACCAGTGCAGACAAAGGCGCTGTACGAGATAAATCTAAGCTAGAGGACTAG
- the ilvE gene encoding branched-chain-amino-acid transaminase: MATKTADYIWFNGEMVPWAEANVHVLTHAMHYGTSVFEGVRCYNTPKGPIVFRHLEHAKRLKDSAKIYRFPIPYTVEEIMEATRETLRQNKLESAYIRPLGFVGNVGLGVCPPVGTEMDLIIAAFPWGSYLGEEALEKGVDAMISSWNRAAPNTIPTAAKAGGNYLSSLLVGGEARRHGYDEGIALSVDGYLSEGAGENIFVIKDGVITTPPATSAILPGITRDSIMTIARDRGYEVREANIAREALYLADEVFMTGTAAEVVPVATIDKIEVGTGKRGPITKELQEAYFGLFNGTTEDKWGWLDYVYPQDAEKA, translated from the coding sequence ATGGCTACAAAAACAGCAGACTACATTTGGTTTAATGGTGAAATGGTTCCTTGGGCGGAGGCAAATGTACACGTTTTGACTCACGCGATGCACTATGGAACGTCAGTATTCGAAGGTGTACGTTGCTACAACACACCCAAAGGCCCAATTGTCTTCCGCCATCTAGAGCACGCAAAGCGCCTTAAAGATTCGGCAAAAATCTATCGCTTCCCAATCCCATACACGGTTGAGGAGATCATGGAAGCAACGCGTGAAACACTGCGTCAAAACAAACTTGAAAGCGCCTACATTCGTCCACTGGGCTTTGTTGGTAATGTAGGTCTAGGTGTATGCCCGCCTGTCGGCACTGAAATGGATCTGATCATTGCGGCTTTCCCTTGGGGGTCTTACCTAGGTGAAGAAGCACTAGAGAAAGGCGTAGACGCGATGATCTCTAGCTGGAACCGCGCAGCACCAAACACCATTCCTACCGCAGCAAAAGCGGGGGGTAACTACCTATCATCACTACTTGTCGGCGGTGAAGCCCGTCGTCACGGTTACGACGAAGGTATCGCGCTAAGCGTTGATGGTTACCTATCTGAAGGTGCGGGCGAAAACATCTTTGTGATTAAAGATGGTGTTATCACCACGCCACCAGCAACCAGTGCAATCCTGCCGGGTATCACTCGCGATTCCATCATGACAATCGCTCGTGATCGCGGTTATGAAGTTCGTGAAGCAAACATTGCTCGTGAAGCACTTTACCTAGCAGATGAAGTCTTTATGACCGGTACAGCAGCAGAGGTCGTTCCTGTTGCCACTATCGATAAGATTGAAGTCGGCACAGGCAAACGCGGCCCAATCACCAAAGAGCTCCAAGAAGCTTACTTCGGCCTATTCAATGGCACTACAGAAGATAAATGGGGTTGGCTCGATTACGTGTACCCACAAGACGCAGAAAAAGCTTAA
- the ilvM gene encoding acetolactate synthase 2 small subunit, protein MERYLIDIKADDKPVLLERVLRVVRHRGFVVKQVAGTQNHESKVASVEIIVDSDRPISFLTNQIEKLWDVRTVEVTQIARDELPNNNLQQKICA, encoded by the coding sequence ATGGAAAGATACTTAATCGACATCAAAGCTGACGATAAACCGGTACTGTTAGAGCGTGTTCTTCGCGTCGTGCGTCACCGCGGATTTGTGGTGAAACAAGTGGCTGGCACTCAAAATCACGAAAGCAAGGTTGCCAGCGTTGAAATCATTGTCGACAGCGATCGCCCTATCTCATTCTTAACCAATCAAATTGAGAAGCTTTGGGATGTGCGCACTGTTGAAGTCACGCAAATCGCTCGTGACGAACTCCCAAATAACAATCTACAACAAAAAATCTGTGCATAA
- the ilvG gene encoding acetolactate synthase 2 catalytic subunit, with translation MTGAELVVAALKQQGIKTVFGYPGGAIMPIYDALYDGGVEHILCRHEQGAAMAAIGMARATQDVAVCMATSGPGATNLVTGLADAFMDSIPLVAITGQVASSHIGTDAFQEMDVIGMSLSCTKHSYLVTDIHELAPTLAEAFEVAKTGRPGPVIVDIAKDVQLGQAPVTLLPPFTPPAMPVASNDDIAKAQALLSQSSRPVMYVGGGVQLGHATDAVREFLRLNPMPSVSTLKGLGTIERHDPHYLGMLGMHGTKAANLVVQECDLLIAVGARFDDRVTGKLDTFAPNAKVIHIDIDAAEIHKLRQANAPVRGEIPAVLPQLELTQDITPWVKHSESLRSDFKWNYNHPGELIYAPGLLNQLSDMMPDSSIVSTDVGQHQMWAAQHIQPREPQNFITSAGLGTMGFGLPAAMGAAVARPDDQSILITGDGSFMMNVQELGTLKRRQIPVKIVLLNNQRLGMVRQWQSLFFDGRHSETILDDNPDFVMLAKAFDIPGKTITKKEEVEPALKEMLESKTSYLLHVLIDEEENVWPLVPPGASNNDMLENT, from the coding sequence ATGACAGGTGCCGAATTAGTCGTAGCCGCATTAAAACAACAAGGGATCAAAACCGTATTTGGTTATCCTGGTGGTGCCATAATGCCAATCTATGACGCCCTTTATGATGGTGGCGTCGAACACATTCTTTGCCGCCATGAACAAGGCGCTGCAATGGCTGCCATAGGAATGGCACGAGCAACGCAAGATGTTGCCGTGTGTATGGCCACTTCTGGACCCGGCGCAACCAATCTAGTGACAGGTCTTGCCGATGCCTTTATGGACTCCATCCCCCTTGTGGCGATAACAGGTCAGGTTGCCAGCTCCCACATCGGTACCGATGCATTCCAAGAAATGGATGTGATCGGTATGTCACTCTCCTGTACCAAGCACAGTTATCTTGTCACTGACATCCATGAGCTAGCACCAACCCTTGCTGAAGCGTTTGAAGTGGCAAAAACGGGGCGACCCGGTCCAGTCATTGTCGATATCGCAAAAGATGTTCAATTAGGTCAAGCACCTGTCACTCTTCTTCCTCCTTTCACACCACCTGCAATGCCAGTTGCAAGCAACGACGATATAGCCAAAGCGCAAGCCTTGTTATCGCAAAGTTCACGTCCTGTCATGTATGTTGGTGGCGGTGTTCAGCTTGGTCATGCGACTGACGCAGTGCGCGAGTTCTTGCGTTTAAATCCAATGCCATCGGTCAGTACGCTAAAAGGCTTAGGTACTATTGAACGTCACGACCCGCACTATCTCGGTATGCTAGGCATGCACGGAACCAAAGCGGCGAACTTAGTGGTGCAAGAGTGTGACCTATTGATTGCTGTGGGTGCCCGTTTCGATGACCGAGTTACGGGTAAGCTCGATACCTTTGCGCCAAACGCTAAAGTCATCCATATCGATATCGATGCCGCAGAAATCCACAAGTTGCGCCAAGCCAATGCACCAGTTCGTGGAGAGATCCCTGCCGTGCTTCCTCAACTTGAATTGACGCAAGACATCACCCCTTGGGTGAAGCACAGTGAAAGTCTGCGTAGTGACTTTAAATGGAACTACAATCACCCAGGCGAACTTATCTACGCCCCAGGTCTGCTGAATCAGCTGTCTGACATGATGCCAGACAGCTCGATCGTCTCAACCGACGTTGGTCAACACCAAATGTGGGCAGCGCAGCACATTCAACCACGCGAACCACAAAACTTCATCACGTCGGCAGGCCTTGGCACCATGGGCTTTGGCCTTCCTGCTGCCATGGGTGCGGCAGTGGCGCGTCCTGATGACCAATCTATCCTTATTACAGGTGATGGGTCGTTTATGATGAACGTGCAGGAACTTGGGACACTTAAGCGTCGTCAAATCCCAGTGAAAATCGTCCTGCTCAATAACCAACGCCTAGGCATGGTTCGTCAATGGCAATCACTGTTCTTTGATGGACGCCACAGTGAAACGATTTTGGATGACAACCCAGATTTCGTCATGCTAGCAAAAGCTTTTGATATTCCTGGAAAAACCATCACCAAGAAAGAAGAAGTTGAGCCAGCACTGAAAGAAATGCTAGAAAGTAAGACGTCATACTTACTTCATGTTTTAATCGATGAAGAAGAAAACGTATGGCCACTTGTACCGCCAGGTGCATCAAACAATGACATGCTGGAGAACACCTAA
- a CDS encoding YifB family Mg chelatase-like AAA ATPase, with protein MGLAIIHSRASVGVEAPSVTVEVHISNGMPGFTLVGLPETTVKESRDRVRSAIINSRFEFPAKRITVNLAPADLPKEGGRFDLPIALGILAASEQIPLTHLADKEFIGELALSGELRRVKGVLPAALAVNQAQRCLVVPQSNGDQAALVGEKQHKSASTLLEVCAALCGQNELQLHQSPHKMSSPALERDLQDIIGQQQGKRALEIAAAGNHNLLFLGPPGTGKTMLASRLCDLLPEMTDEEAMETASVASLTQQEINAYNWKQRPFRSPHHSSSTAALVGGGSVPRPGEISLAHNGLLFLDEMPEFERKVLDSLREPLESGEIIISRAQGKTRFPARFQLVGALNPSPTGYYEGNQSRVNPQVILRYLSRLSGPLLDRFDMSLEIPALPKGTLAEGGDRGETTQVVKQRVIEARERMLSRSNKVNALLGSREIERYCPLRKEDAQFLESALHRLGLSIRAYHRIIKVARTIADLEGAEHIERNHLAEALGYRSMDRLLKQLTAQAV; from the coding sequence ATGGGGTTAGCCATCATCCATAGCCGAGCGTCTGTGGGAGTTGAAGCGCCCAGCGTCACAGTTGAAGTACACATCAGTAATGGAATGCCAGGGTTTACCTTGGTTGGTCTACCGGAAACAACCGTCAAAGAATCCCGCGATCGGGTGCGTAGCGCGATTATTAACTCTCGTTTTGAGTTTCCAGCCAAGCGGATTACGGTCAATTTAGCCCCAGCAGATTTACCTAAAGAGGGAGGCCGCTTTGATCTGCCGATCGCGCTGGGCATCCTTGCCGCTTCAGAGCAGATCCCGTTAACCCATTTGGCCGACAAGGAGTTTATTGGTGAATTGGCGTTATCGGGAGAGTTGCGGCGCGTAAAAGGTGTGTTACCTGCGGCATTGGCGGTGAATCAAGCACAACGTTGTTTGGTGGTTCCGCAGAGCAATGGCGACCAAGCGGCGTTAGTTGGAGAAAAACAACATAAGTCAGCCAGCACTTTACTGGAGGTCTGCGCGGCGTTGTGTGGCCAAAATGAACTGCAGCTCCACCAATCTCCACACAAGATGTCGTCACCCGCGCTAGAGCGTGACTTGCAAGATATTATTGGTCAGCAACAAGGGAAGCGTGCACTAGAGATCGCTGCTGCAGGCAATCACAACCTCTTATTTCTTGGTCCGCCGGGGACAGGGAAAACCATGCTTGCCTCTCGCCTTTGTGATTTGTTGCCTGAAATGACCGATGAAGAGGCGATGGAAACGGCCTCCGTTGCCTCTCTAACGCAACAAGAAATCAACGCCTACAACTGGAAACAGCGTCCATTTCGCTCGCCGCACCACTCTAGCTCGACCGCAGCATTGGTGGGCGGTGGGTCAGTACCGAGACCCGGAGAGATCTCTTTGGCGCACAATGGTTTGCTGTTTCTTGATGAAATGCCCGAGTTTGAGCGGAAAGTGTTGGATTCTTTGCGTGAGCCTTTGGAATCAGGGGAAATTATTATTTCTCGTGCTCAAGGGAAAACGCGTTTTCCTGCTCGCTTTCAATTGGTCGGCGCACTCAACCCAAGTCCGACAGGTTACTATGAAGGCAATCAGTCTCGAGTGAACCCTCAAGTGATTTTGCGTTATTTAAGTCGCCTATCTGGGCCGTTATTAGACCGGTTTGATATGTCGCTAGAGATTCCCGCTTTGCCCAAAGGAACCTTGGCGGAAGGAGGAGATCGCGGTGAAACAACTCAAGTGGTGAAGCAGCGAGTCATTGAGGCGCGCGAGAGAATGTTGAGTCGATCAAACAAAGTGAATGCTTTGCTAGGCAGTCGTGAAATTGAGCGATATTGCCCGCTACGTAAAGAAGATGCCCAGTTTCTGGAAAGCGCGTTACACCGATTGGGATTGTCTATTCGTGCTTATCATCGAATTATCAAGGTGGCACGCACCATTGCTGATTTGGAGGGGGCAGAGCACATTGAACGTAATCATTTGGCGGAAGCGTTAGGTTATCGTTCGATGGATAGGCTGCTCAAACAGTTAACGGCTCAAGCTGTATAG
- a CDS encoding DUF2860 domain-containing protein: protein MKTTLSVLTLSLFASPAFAQLSDSAGFSGELSFNVGYTSSTSNFNTSGDKTIDSLDHQPSSDNGFIAAPLGNLAYTFGVPLNQQFYVGTSREDLAVGTLALEVGYKHKLGSGTVVDISYLPTIMSGKTWEDPYLVGEKRSTTEETGHAYRLKLSNLFGSGLSIDTAYANKNVEDEASGTSQLNSAEANRLRRDAQSYYIKGSYRFPLSRTAFIQPSMTFIKTDAKGEANSLNSVGGEISYFKIMNRHQLALTAGYTTRSYDEENPLYNKTREDGEWSLFAAYEYKQFMGWQNWSLIGLAGYGSNQANINFYDTQESLVSAGINYRF from the coding sequence ATGAAAACAACATTATCAGTGCTTACTCTCTCGCTCTTTGCCAGCCCAGCTTTCGCCCAACTCTCGGATAGCGCGGGTTTTAGTGGAGAGCTGAGCTTTAATGTAGGATACACCTCTTCCACATCCAACTTTAATACGTCTGGTGATAAAACCATCGATAGCCTTGATCATCAGCCATCAAGTGACAATGGCTTTATTGCCGCCCCCCTTGGCAATTTAGCCTATACCTTTGGCGTACCACTTAATCAGCAATTTTATGTGGGTACGTCCCGTGAAGATTTGGCGGTAGGTACGCTAGCACTCGAAGTGGGCTACAAGCATAAGCTCGGTTCAGGTACCGTTGTCGACATTTCATACCTACCGACAATTATGTCAGGCAAGACATGGGAAGACCCTTATCTCGTCGGAGAAAAACGCAGTACAACAGAAGAAACTGGTCATGCCTACCGACTCAAACTCAGCAATCTGTTTGGCAGCGGCTTGAGTATCGATACCGCTTATGCCAATAAAAACGTGGAAGACGAAGCGTCGGGCACGTCTCAGCTTAATAGCGCTGAAGCAAATCGTCTCAGACGTGATGCCCAATCCTACTACATCAAAGGCAGTTACCGATTCCCTCTAAGCCGAACCGCTTTTATCCAACCCTCGATGACGTTTATCAAAACCGACGCCAAGGGAGAGGCGAATTCTCTTAACTCTGTCGGCGGCGAAATTTCCTACTTCAAGATCATGAATCGTCATCAGCTCGCTCTCACGGCAGGCTACACCACTCGTTCTTATGACGAAGAAAATCCGCTGTATAACAAAACACGCGAGGATGGCGAGTGGAGCTTATTCGCCGCCTACGAGTACAAGCAGTTTATGGGATGGCAAAACTGGTCGCTGATTGGTCTTGCGGGTTACGGCTCTAACCAAGCCAATATAAACTTTTACGATACCCAAGAGTCACTGGTTTCCGCTGGTATAAACTACCGCTTTTAA